In Labrys monachus, the genomic stretch CCTCGACGATAATCGCACGGCTCTCCTCGAAGCCGCCCGCAAGCCCACGGTCGCCGAACAGGTCGCCAGCTTTCACGTTCGTCGGCATGTGCCTACCGGCTTTTTGAGAGTGCCAAAGCGCCTGGCGTAAGCGTCAGGATAATAGGCTCGTCGGGTGGCAGGCTCGCGGGGCGGCTGACAGCCGCCTGTGTCGTGTTTTTCTCTTCAAATTGCTTGACCGCATCAACTGGAATTCTGAGAAGACGCGGTCCGATACGAAAGGCACAAAGCTCGCCGCGCTTGATCAGAGCTCGAACGTGGTTCGGCGTGCACCCCCAGCGCTCCGCAAGGGTTTCAGGTGTGTAAGGTCTTGGGTCCATCGGTCTGATCCTCGGGCCGAGATCGTGCCCTATGGGCTAGCGGCTTTCAAGAGGCCGCCGCCGCGCGCGCTTGTGCCAGGCTCAGCCGACTTTTTCGAGCCAATCCTTCAACACGGCATTCGCCTTGACCTGCCAGCCGTCGCCCAGGGCACGCATGCGATCGATGACGTCGCCGTCCAGGCGCATCGTCACCTGGCGTTTCGGGTTCGGCACACGCGGCCGGCCGCGGCGCCGAGCTTCCTGATAGGTGACGAGATTTGCGTCGTCCGGGAGGGGTGGCGCGTCCGGATCGGCGAGCGCCGCGGCGTGCAGCTTCGCGTCTTCCTCGTCGGTCAGCCCTTCGCCATAGGCCCCTGCCTTTGCGAGGGCCTTCGCCCACTTTTCCTTTTCAGAGACCGAAAGTTTTGCGAATGTGGTCTTCATAGCGCTTCTTGTCCTTCCTGTCGGCGGCGCGGAGGCTGATCGCATGATCCTCCTCGCCGCGGAGCGTGTAGACGTAGAAGAACAGGCGAGGGCCGATGAAGCCGATAGCGCGCTCACGCTGTTCGCCATGGGCCTCGCCGCGGTCCTCCGCGATCAGCGCCGTTTCCCACTCGAACCCTTCAGCCGCCGCAAGCTCGATGCCGTGCTTGACGAGATTGCTGCGGTTCTTGGCGGGATCGAAAGTGGTCAAGATCGGCGCTCTCTGTTCGATAATTATTTGTAGCGCCATTTAATTGCGGCGTCAATTGTTGTAACGCCGAAAAATTGATTTGTTGCGAGAAATGCCGGCAGGGCATGCGGTGCATCAGCATAGCGAAACGTCATGATACGAGCAGGCGAATGCTCGATCGTCTGCGTACGGGCGCCAGAAGCGGCCTATGGTGTCGTGGGGCCTATCGGATAAGCGATGATCGTCATGAACCAACTTCCGCCGGGCATCTGGGATTCGAGATCATATTCAATCAATTTCACGATCCATTTGCCATTGGCTGGCGTCAGATCGCTTTTAACCTCGATATCCCCCCCATATCTCACGGCCGGATTGTACAGCGCGCGAAGGATGATTTCGGTTTCGTTGAAGGCTGGGTATCCAACTAAGCCCGTCTCTTTGGAGATGAGCGGGGTGCTGCCCTGCCGCGGCTTGCCGGGCATCGATATGGCGAGTGTGCCCTTGTCGACGATCCACTCGATGCCGGCATGCTCGGCGATCTGCATCGCCTGCATCCAGGCCGAGCCGTAGTAGTAGGGGTTAGCGAGCTTGACGTTGACGCCGTTGCCCTCGAAGGCCAACCCCATTTGCTTCGCGAGGTTCGACATCATGCCGGCGACGTCGGCGCTGCCTTTGATGCTGGTCGGCTTGACGGGCTTGACCTGGTCATAGATATTCGGTTTGGCGGAAATGCGAAAGCAGACCTGCGGCATCGACATCGCGTCGACGAAGGCGGAGAAGATTTGCCCTTCATAGACGGTGTCCATGCCGGAACTGTCGCCTGCTCGGATCACGACGGTATTCAAAAAGTCCCTGTTGTATTGGGTGCCGACATTGCTGAGCTGGTTCATCAAATCGAGCGGCAGGCCAAAGATAGCAGCCGTGGCATCACTCTGATCGGCGCCCCCCTTATTTACGATATGGCAAGAGCACCTTAGCCCCTCTATCGTCGCCGTGTTGCCGCCGCCATGGAACTGGCCATTGGCAAGTTGCAACTGGATGGAGATCCGCTTTTGCGAGAAGGCCATGTGAAAAATCCGATCTATTAGGTCTTGTCGGCCTCGACGAGGTGCCGCTGAATTGCAGCTTTCCGCCGCTTGGCGCTGTCCAGAACTTCGGCCAGCGTTTCCGCGCTTCCAACGGCGATGGCGATAGCCTTCTCATCACCGGCTTGCCGCGCTGCGTCGATTGCCGCTGTTGCCTCCGCCAAGCTACCCGAGAGCGATCCGATTTGGTTATCGATCCCTGATAGGGTTGCGGCCACGTGCTCTCTGATCTGAGACATCCGAAATTTCCTGTTTGGTCGTCGAAATAG encodes the following:
- a CDS encoding helix-turn-helix domain-containing protein; this encodes MDPRPYTPETLAERWGCTPNHVRALIKRGELCAFRIGPRLLRIPVDAVKQFEEKNTTQAAVSRPASLPPDEPIILTLTPGALALSKSR
- a CDS encoding BrnA antitoxin family protein, whose translation is MKTTFAKLSVSEKEKWAKALAKAGAYGEGLTDEEDAKLHAAALADPDAPPLPDDANLVTYQEARRRGRPRVPNPKRQVTMRLDGDVIDRMRALGDGWQVKANAVLKDWLEKVG
- a CDS encoding BrnT family toxin — its product is MTTFDPAKNRSNLVKHGIELAAAEGFEWETALIAEDRGEAHGEQRERAIGFIGPRLFFYVYTLRGEEDHAISLRAADRKDKKRYEDHIRKTFGL
- a CDS encoding baseplate hub protein — its product is MAFSQKRISIQLQLANGQFHGGGNTATIEGLRCSCHIVNKGGADQSDATAAIFGLPLDLMNQLSNVGTQYNRDFLNTVVIRAGDSSGMDTVYEGQIFSAFVDAMSMPQVCFRISAKPNIYDQVKPVKPTSIKGSADVAGMMSNLAKQMGLAFEGNGVNVKLANPYYYGSAWMQAMQIAEHAGIEWIVDKGTLAISMPGKPRQGSTPLISKETGLVGYPAFNETEIILRALYNPAVRYGGDIEVKSDLTPANGKWIVKLIEYDLESQMPGGSWFMTIIAYPIGPTTP